A stretch of the Archangium violaceum genome encodes the following:
- a CDS encoding carboxypeptidase-like regulatory domain-containing protein: MAHIFHSRWRVPGRFSDYVILRGSSARGERIGQQVPGVFVTSLLEGWLTSGPSRTLHEIYESLGGTLPLGLTVQERTRYDQRIKERLQDAFLFGELVAFEIKHPLPQAWPVARVRPQPRFAELEPEPEPEPERTFILIRLVDDEGNPVPGARYRVELPDGAVREGRLNSSGEARENYVVPGECKVTFPELEDSAWQPGSPSEKATA, translated from the coding sequence ATGGCGCACATCTTTCACTCGCGTTGGCGAGTACCTGGGCGATTTTCCGACTACGTCATCCTTCGTGGCTCGAGCGCCAGGGGAGAACGTATCGGCCAACAGGTACCGGGGGTTTTCGTCACCTCCCTGCTGGAGGGATGGCTGACGTCGGGCCCCTCACGGACCCTGCACGAAATCTACGAGTCCCTCGGAGGAACGCTCCCTCTGGGTCTCACCGTGCAGGAGCGCACCCGGTACGATCAGCGGATCAAGGAGCGCCTCCAGGACGCCTTCCTGTTTGGCGAACTGGTGGCTTTCGAAATCAAGCACCCCCTGCCGCAGGCCTGGCCGGTCGCGCGAGTGAGGCCCCAGCCCAGGTTCGCGGAGCTTGAGCCCGAGCCCGAGCCCGAGCCCGAGCGGACCTTCATCCTCATCCGGCTGGTGGACGATGAAGGCAATCCCGTGCCGGGCGCGCGCTACCGTGTCGAGTTGCCGGATGGCGCTGTCCGGGAGGGACGGCTGAACTCGAGCGGCGAGGCCCGCGAGAACTACGTCGTCCCCGGGGAATGCAAGGTGACCTTCCCCGAGCTCGAGGACAGCGCCTGGCAGCCGGGCAGTCCGTCCGAGAAGGCGACTGCCTGA